One Phaseolus vulgaris cultivar G19833 chromosome 11, P. vulgaris v2.0, whole genome shotgun sequence genomic window carries:
- the LOC137820455 gene encoding uncharacterized protein, which produces MEDSHHHHHHHPNDHPPSSSPPTTGTCCKCGGPTTFAPPQPNPTFSLPPTYRPIRAPAIPPDPNSTRAIMLSPVPQAQKVPILPPPHDFHTPTKRIHSPDDIRHFHDSFSGKNFLGFVVALSESFRGRKISDQCHQSPTTLAVLSILETLTLFADETPPVAQSARYGNVAYRTWHEKMSNSAESLILKLLPENLHPATVELAPYFADSFGNASRIDYGTGHETNFAAWLYCLARLGVVGEEDYPALVARVFVKYLELMRKLQLLYCLEPAGSHGVWGLDDYHFLPFIFGSSQLIDHKYMKPKSIHNEDILENFSNEYLYLACIAFVKKVKKGVFAEHSPMLDDISGVPNWNKVNSGLLKMYKAEVLEKVPIMQHFLFGSIIKWE; this is translated from the exons ATGGAAGATTCTCACCaccatcaccaccaccaccccAACGACCACCCACCCTCCTCCTCCCCTCCCACCACTGGCACCTGCTGCAAGTGCGGAGGCCCTACCACCTTCGCCCCCCCTCAGCCAAACCCCACCTTCTCCCTTCCCCCAACCTACCGCCCCATCCGCGCCCCCGCAATCCCCCCAGACCCCAACTCCACCCGCGCCATCATGCTCTCCCCGGTTCCACAAGCTCAAAAGGTTCCCATTTTGCCCCCACCCCACGACTTCCACACCCCCACCAAGCGCATTCACTCCCCCGATGATATTCGCCACTTCCACGACTCCTTCTCCGGCAAAAACTTTCTTGGCTTCGTTGTTGCCCTATCCGAATCCTTCCGCGGCCGCAAAATATCCGATCAATGCCACCAATCCCCGACCACTCTCGCCGTTCTCTCTATCCTCGAAACCCTAACCCTATTCGCCGACGAAACCCCCCCTGTCGCGCAATCCGCGCGTTACGGCAACGTCGCGTATCGCACCTGGCACGAGAAAATGTCCAATTCCGCTGAATCACTGATCCTAAAGCTCCTCCCGGAGAATCTTCACCCGGCGACTGTCGAACTCGCGCCCTACTTCGCTGACTCCTTCGGAAACGCGAGTCGCATCGACTACGGCACCGGCCACGAGACGAATTTTGCTGCGTGGCTGTACTGTCTGGCGCGTCTGGGAGTGGTCGGAGAGGAGGATTATCCGGCGCTGGTGGCGAGGGTGTTTGTGAAGTACTTGGAGCTCATGAGGAAATTGCAGTTGCTGTATTGCTTGGAGCCTGCAGGGTCTCATGGTGTGTGGGGGCTTGATGATTACCACTTTTTACCCTTCATATTTGGGTCTTCCCAGTTGATTGATCACAAGTATATGAAGCCTAAGTCCATTCATAATGAGGATATCTTGGAGAACTTCTCCAATGAGTATCTTTATCTTGCTTGCATTGCCTTTGTGAAGAAGGTGAAGAAGGGGGTGTTTGCCGAGCACTCACCCATGTTGGATGATATCAGTGGGGTGCCCAACTGGAATAAGGTGAACAGTGGGTTGCTCAAGATGTACAAGGCCGAGGTTCTTGAGAAGGTCCCCATCATGCAGCATTTTCTCTTTGGCTCGATAATTAAGTG GGAATAG